One Paenibacillus riograndensis SBR5 DNA segment encodes these proteins:
- a CDS encoding PRC-barrel domain-containing protein, producing the protein MKLQEMIGLAVYEVEEGNEIGKIVDILLDSNWNITGIELESKAFFSSHVKVVAWEDIVAYGEDAVMIRSKESIVKADTDHIPYTFLLGKKKLKDLQVLTASGTILGRVSDVYFDQKLGNTIVALEISDGLVTDLIEGRKWLPCSEGMSIGENSVLVPAMSEERLQKAINIVNG; encoded by the coding sequence ATGAAACTTCAAGAAATGATCGGCTTGGCTGTATACGAGGTTGAAGAAGGTAACGAAATCGGCAAAATTGTCGACATATTACTGGATTCAAACTGGAATATTACGGGTATTGAACTGGAAAGCAAAGCTTTTTTCTCCAGTCATGTGAAAGTTGTGGCATGGGAAGATATTGTCGCTTACGGCGAGGATGCTGTCATGATCCGCAGTAAAGAGTCGATTGTCAAGGCCGATACTGACCATATACCCTATACATTCCTTCTGGGAAAAAAGAAATTGAAGGATCTTCAGGTGCTTACGGCATCCGGAACAATTCTTGGCCGGGTATCCGATGTTTATTTTGACCAGAAGTTGGGAAACACAATAGTAGCGCTGGAAATCAGTGACGGGTTAGTAACTGATTTGATCGAAGGCCGCAAATGGCTGCCTTGTTCTGAAGGAATGTCCATTGGGGAGAATTCGGTGCTGGTTCCCGCGATGAGCGAAGAACGGCTTCAAAAAGCCATTAATATTGTTAACGGATAG
- a CDS encoding DUF523 domain-containing protein, translating to MIIVSSCLAGMKVRYNSTDCLDETIHQLLDNNRAVAVCPELLGEFSTPREPAEIVGGDGGAVLDGTAKVMDRLGNDVSEMYILGAYKALEQARNAGASIVVLKENSPSCGSSMIYNGAFAGQKIPGEGVTAALLRRNGIEVISEEQLPARLGELGALDK from the coding sequence ATGATCATCGTAAGCTCCTGCCTGGCAGGAATGAAGGTAAGGTACAACAGTACAGATTGCCTGGATGAGACCATTCACCAGCTGCTGGATAATAACCGGGCGGTGGCGGTATGCCCCGAGCTTCTTGGCGAGTTCTCCACTCCGAGAGAGCCGGCGGAAATTGTTGGCGGTGATGGGGGAGCCGTACTTGACGGAACTGCGAAGGTGATGGACCGGCTGGGTAACGATGTCTCCGAAATGTATATTCTAGGTGCCTATAAAGCGCTGGAGCAGGCACGGAACGCAGGAGCGTCGATTGTAGTTCTCAAAGAAAACAGCCCTTCCTGCGGGAGCTCCATGATCTACAATGGCGCATTTGCCGGCCAGAAAATTCCGGGTGAAGGTGTGACCGCTGCGCTGCTCAGACGAAATGGCATCGAGGTGATTTCTGAGGAACAGCTCCCTGCCAGATTGGGAGAACTGGGAGCCCTGGATAAATAA
- a CDS encoding cysteine desulfurase family protein, with amino-acid sequence MKPIYLDHAASTPVHPEVAKVMYNMLLEQFGNASSVHTYGRSAKKMINSARDTIAGFLGCAPDEWVFTSGGTESDNLALFGAASASAHKGKHIITTAVEHHAVLHTCEALEKQGFSVTYLPVNTEGRVSAADVEAALREDTVLISVMFANNEVGTVEPIQEIGRLAAERGILFHVDAVQVLGLLSIALRELPVDYMSFTAHKINGPQGIGGLYVRRGAPLQPRQHGGLQERGRRAGTESLAGAAGFAKAVELAVTGLEQRREKALTLRTVLLQELDRRIGRESYVINGDKQHFLPGILNLSFPGVSTDVMLMNLDMEGIAAASGSACTSGSLEISHVLRAMKLPDELLNSAIRFSTGMGNTNEEMEYVAQKVETILKRLRK; translated from the coding sequence ATGAAACCGATCTATTTGGACCACGCCGCCTCGACCCCGGTGCATCCGGAGGTGGCGAAGGTCATGTACAATATGCTGCTTGAGCAGTTTGGCAATGCGTCCAGTGTGCATACATACGGGCGTTCTGCCAAAAAGATGATCAATAGCGCGCGCGACACTATTGCGGGCTTTTTGGGCTGTGCGCCGGATGAATGGGTATTCACCAGCGGCGGCACCGAGAGTGATAATCTCGCCCTTTTCGGTGCGGCTTCGGCTTCGGCCCACAAAGGGAAGCATATCATTACGACAGCTGTAGAGCATCATGCGGTCCTGCACACCTGTGAAGCGCTGGAGAAGCAGGGCTTTTCGGTTACTTATCTGCCGGTCAATACGGAAGGGCGTGTATCTGCTGCCGATGTAGAAGCGGCTTTGCGCGAAGATACGGTGCTGATCAGTGTGATGTTTGCGAATAATGAGGTAGGAACTGTAGAACCTATACAAGAGATTGGCAGATTAGCCGCAGAGCGCGGCATCCTGTTCCATGTCGACGCCGTACAGGTGCTTGGTCTGCTGTCTATTGCTCTTCGCGAGCTTCCAGTGGATTATATGAGCTTCACCGCTCACAAAATCAACGGCCCTCAAGGGATCGGCGGTCTCTACGTCCGGCGCGGCGCTCCCTTGCAGCCCAGACAGCATGGCGGACTGCAGGAGCGCGGCAGACGGGCAGGGACCGAAAGCCTAGCAGGTGCTGCCGGATTTGCCAAAGCCGTAGAGCTTGCGGTTACGGGGCTGGAGCAGCGGAGGGAGAAGGCGTTAACGCTGAGGACAGTGCTGCTGCAGGAACTGGACCGCCGGATCGGCCGAGAGAGCTACGTCATCAACGGGGACAAGCAGCATTTTTTGCCGGGGATCCTGAATCTGAGTTTTCCTGGAGTGAGCACCGATGTAATGCTGATGAATCTGGATATGGAGGGGATTGCAGCCGCAAGCGGTTCGGCCTGTACTTCAGGCTCCCTGGAAATCTCGCATGTGCTTCGGGCGATGAAGCTTCCGGATGAACTTTTGAATTCGGCGATTCGTTTCAGCACAGGTATGGGTAATACTAATGAAGAAATGGAGTACGTGGCCCAAAAAGTTGAAACCATCCTGAAACGGCTGCGTAAGTAA
- a CDS encoding response regulator — protein MHQILLVDDEPYVVDDLSISLPWAELGFEQVHKAYSGYEALELLQRHPIDIVVTDINMPEISGIELIAAIRSRWKHIRVVMLTGYAEFEYARKAIEEQASAYLLKPIANDQLIAVIVKLREELRSEWEAWSSYQRTMQTFREHLPLLRDRLLGELLQGRKMPKAQLEERLAQFDLPLSTALPVCLAVVRPEEFFRRQDMHSMLLFEYAIINIAQELFQNRFRIWSCKDVHDYLVFLLQPRDDIEAGGNPGDDVAQAAYQLQNHVGTLIGGGLSVVTTGWGGFPDQVYTLYQSAISAIRQHIGSETGIYLDASDNSGSQPVEILQPLYEPPLFFHMFEANNWQGIEDKLNAIASELGRNPDRSLEHIHEARLHLETAFYYFAHKNNKMLSEIVGNPLLEQAPFQTPDMLRDWALEVIVLLREHFESERRDSRTVLIRSIHEYINSNLHYVSLQAIADHVQMHPVYLSKMYKLETGKRISDYISQAKMEKAAYLLIHTPLKIYEVSAELGYSNAHYFIKLFKEYSGMTPHEFRDRSL, from the coding sequence ATGCACCAAATTCTGCTGGTTGACGACGAGCCCTACGTCGTCGATGACCTATCCATCTCGCTTCCTTGGGCAGAACTGGGATTTGAACAGGTTCATAAAGCCTATTCCGGTTACGAGGCGCTGGAGCTGCTTCAGCGTCATCCCATCGATATTGTAGTCACTGACATCAATATGCCGGAAATCTCGGGCATTGAACTGATTGCCGCCATCCGCAGCCGCTGGAAGCATATCCGGGTAGTTATGCTGACCGGTTATGCCGAGTTCGAATATGCCCGCAAGGCGATTGAGGAGCAAGCCAGCGCCTACCTGCTTAAGCCGATTGCCAATGACCAGCTGATCGCCGTCATCGTTAAGCTTCGGGAAGAGCTGCGCAGCGAATGGGAGGCATGGTCTTCCTATCAGCGGACGATGCAGACCTTCCGCGAGCATCTTCCGCTCCTGCGGGACCGCCTGCTCGGCGAGCTGCTGCAGGGACGGAAGATGCCCAAGGCGCAGCTGGAGGAACGGCTGGCCCAGTTCGATCTGCCGCTCTCCACCGCCCTGCCGGTATGCCTTGCGGTGGTCAGACCGGAGGAGTTCTTCCGGCGCCAGGACATGCACAGCATGCTGCTGTTCGAATACGCGATCATCAATATCGCACAGGAGCTGTTCCAGAACCGTTTCCGCATCTGGTCCTGCAAGGATGTGCATGATTATCTCGTATTTCTGCTGCAGCCCAGGGATGACATTGAAGCCGGCGGCAATCCGGGGGATGATGTCGCCCAGGCGGCCTATCAGCTGCAGAACCATGTCGGCACGCTGATTGGAGGCGGCCTCTCCGTGGTGACTACAGGCTGGGGCGGCTTCCCAGACCAGGTCTACACGCTCTATCAATCCGCCATCTCGGCCATCCGCCAGCATATCGGCAGCGAAACAGGCATCTATCTGGATGCTTCTGACAACAGCGGCTCCCAGCCTGTGGAGATTCTTCAGCCGCTCTATGAGCCTCCGCTGTTCTTTCATATGTTCGAAGCGAACAACTGGCAGGGAATTGAAGATAAGCTCAATGCCATTGCTTCAGAGCTGGGCCGGAATCCGGACCGCTCGCTGGAGCATATCCATGAAGCCCGCCTGCATCTGGAGACGGCATTCTATTATTTTGCCCACAAGAACAACAAAATGCTGAGCGAGATTGTCGGCAATCCGCTGCTGGAGCAGGCTCCCTTTCAGACGCCGGACATGCTGCGGGATTGGGCGCTGGAGGTCATCGTTCTGCTGAGAGAGCATTTTGAGTCAGAGCGCCGGGACAGCCGGACCGTCCTGATTCGGAGCATTCATGAATATATCAACAGCAATCTGCACTACGTCTCACTCCAGGCCATCGCCGATCATGTCCAGATGCATCCGGTCTACCTGTCCAAAATGTACAAGCTGGAGACAGGCAAGCGGATCAGCGACTATATCAGCCAGGCAAAGATGGAAAAAGCGGCGTATCTGCTGATCCATACGCCGCTGAAAATTTATGAAGTTTCCGCCGAGCTTGGCTACTCCAACGCCCATTATTTTATTAAGCTCTTCAAGGAATACTCCGGCATGACCCCGCATGAGTTCCGTGATCGGTCTTTGTAA
- a CDS encoding SOS response-associated peptidase, with the protein MCGRYTITVSMEELMLWYLIEDTTIVHYAPKYNAAPMQSIPAVIHDGKQNRLGKLRWGLVPSWAKEDKIGSKMINARSESLQDKPAFRNLISTRRCIIPADGFYEWKQQNGRKQPMRITLKSGELFSMAGLYDIWMDASGNRLSTCTIITTGANSLMADIHDRMPVILSREAESEWLDRNNRQVPDLMKLLQPYSADQMRAYPVSSAVGTVRNDAKELVDEVKESAG; encoded by the coding sequence ATGTGCGGAAGATATACCATTACCGTAAGCATGGAAGAATTGATGCTGTGGTATTTAATTGAGGACACCACGATTGTCCATTATGCGCCGAAATACAACGCGGCCCCGATGCAGTCTATCCCGGCGGTCATTCATGACGGCAAACAGAACAGGCTCGGAAAGCTGCGCTGGGGACTTGTGCCCTCCTGGGCCAAAGAAGACAAAATCGGCAGCAAAATGATCAATGCACGCAGTGAATCGCTTCAGGACAAGCCTGCCTTCAGAAACCTGATCAGCACGCGCCGCTGCATCATCCCGGCAGACGGATTCTATGAATGGAAGCAGCAGAACGGAAGGAAGCAGCCGATGCGGATTACGCTGAAGAGCGGGGAGCTTTTTTCCATGGCCGGCCTGTACGACATATGGATGGATGCCAGCGGCAACAGGCTCAGCACCTGCACCATTATCACCACCGGGGCCAACAGTCTGATGGCGGATATCCATGACCGGATGCCGGTTATTCTCAGCCGCGAGGCAGAATCGGAGTGGCTTGACCGCAATAACCGTCAGGTTCCCGACCTGATGAAACTGCTGCAGCCCTATTCTGCGGATCAGATGCGCGCGTATCCTGTGTCGTCAGCGGTGGGCACTGTGCGGAATGACGCTAAGGAACTGGTTGATGAGGTGAAAGAAAGCGCTGGCTAA
- a CDS encoding carbohydrate ABC transporter permease, whose product MSIHRKRSVTSFLLTSLTWFIVVVTIFPILWMIFTSLHSNDQILNGITTFSLPKPQWVNYVNMWDTVNFAIYFRNSLLICGATTLLAGAFAVLAGYALARFDFPGSKLFSMSIISTQLIPGIMFLFPIYLMFLWIKNTFGLPMINTYWGMILVYTAFYTPISIWIMRGFFVSIPRDLEESAVIDGCSKFQAFYKIILPLSVPGIIATGIFIFLTAWDELLFAWVLTTSSDVQTIPVGIRLFVGQYNTRYDLLMAASTVVTVPVMVIFFMTQKYFISGMTAGAVKG is encoded by the coding sequence ATGAGTATACACCGCAAACGTTCTGTCACTTCGTTTCTGCTGACTTCGCTGACCTGGTTCATCGTTGTAGTGACCATCTTTCCGATTCTGTGGATGATTTTTACCTCCCTCCACTCGAACGACCAGATTTTGAACGGCATCACTACCTTCAGTTTGCCGAAGCCGCAGTGGGTCAATTATGTCAACATGTGGGACACGGTTAATTTCGCCATCTATTTCCGCAACAGCCTGCTGATCTGCGGCGCAACGACTCTGCTTGCCGGTGCTTTCGCCGTCCTGGCCGGATATGCGCTGGCGCGGTTTGATTTTCCGGGGTCGAAGCTGTTCAGCATGAGTATCATATCCACTCAGCTGATTCCGGGGATTATGTTCCTGTTCCCGATTTATCTGATGTTTCTGTGGATTAAGAATACGTTTGGTTTGCCGATGATCAACACGTACTGGGGAATGATTCTCGTCTATACGGCGTTCTATACCCCGATCAGTATCTGGATTATGCGCGGTTTCTTTGTCTCCATCCCAAGAGATCTGGAGGAGTCTGCGGTAATTGACGGCTGCTCGAAATTTCAGGCCTTCTACAAAATTATTCTGCCGCTGTCTGTGCCCGGCATTATTGCGACCGGCATCTTTATCTTCCTTACGGCGTGGGATGAGCTTCTCTTCGCCTGGGTATTGACGACCAGCTCTGATGTACAGACGATTCCAGTCGGCATCCGCCTGTTTGTCGGCCAGTACAACACCCGCTATGATCTGTTGATGGCGGCTTCCACAGTTGTAACTGTGCCGGTTATGGTGATATTTTTCATGACTCAGAAATACTTTATTAGCGGTATGACTGCGGGGGCCGTCAAGGGCTGA
- a CDS encoding carbohydrate ABC transporter permease has translation MGLHTENNLPAKAPSRKRGLWRKRVRDNKFAYMLMVPTIIFMMLVHLLPMLQGIWMSFLKLNQFTLVKYLKAPFVGLDNYVGLLFNSDNPVRQGLNFAIRNTAIYAVIVTIGVMIMGLMMAMLLNRDFPGRGIARTAMLLPWVVPSYVVGVLWGFMWQQNGIINYILVDVLHLFAEKPFWLLGTNTIWAIIIPTIWRGWPFLMVIFLAGLQTIPDDIYEAATIDGAGKFRQFWNMTLPMLKPVIAVQLLFQIINNVYSYNIVSTMFGNGAGYPGEWGDLLMTALTRQSFGYWSFGSGSAASMMLMVVMLMVVGVWYRAFRTELNAQ, from the coding sequence ATGGGACTCCATACTGAGAATAACCTTCCCGCCAAAGCCCCATCCCGCAAGCGCGGGCTGTGGCGCAAACGGGTCAGAGATAACAAGTTCGCCTATATGCTGATGGTGCCGACCATCATCTTCATGATGCTGGTACATTTGCTACCGATGCTGCAGGGAATCTGGATGTCATTTTTGAAGCTGAACCAGTTTACGCTGGTCAAATATTTGAAGGCGCCGTTTGTCGGGCTGGACAACTATGTTGGCCTGTTGTTCAACTCCGATAATCCGGTCCGCCAGGGGTTGAATTTTGCAATCCGCAACACCGCGATTTATGCCGTCATCGTCACGATCGGGGTAATGATCATGGGGCTTATGATGGCCATGCTCCTGAACCGCGATTTCCCCGGCCGCGGCATAGCCCGTACGGCGATGCTGCTCCCCTGGGTCGTCCCGTCTTATGTTGTCGGCGTGCTTTGGGGCTTTATGTGGCAGCAGAATGGCATTATCAACTATATTCTGGTCGACGTTCTGCATCTCTTCGCGGAGAAGCCGTTCTGGCTGCTCGGAACGAATACCATCTGGGCGATCATTATCCCGACCATCTGGCGCGGCTGGCCGTTCCTGATGGTCATTTTCCTGGCTGGATTGCAGACCATTCCCGATGATATCTACGAAGCGGCTACCATTGACGGCGCGGGCAAGTTCCGCCAGTTCTGGAACATGACGCTGCCGATGCTCAAGCCGGTTATTGCGGTACAGCTTTTATTCCAAATCATCAACAATGTCTACTCTTACAATATCGTTTCCACGATGTTCGGCAACGGCGCCGGATATCCGGGGGAGTGGGGAGATCTGCTGATGACGGCCTTGACCCGCCAATCCTTCGGCTATTGGTCGTTTGGTTCCGGTTCTGCCGCTTCAATGATGCTGATGGTCGTAATGCTGATGGTAGTCGGCGTTTGGTACCGGGCCTTTAGAACGGAGTTGAATGCCCAATGA
- a CDS encoding sugar ABC transporter substrate-binding protein, giving the protein MKKTAVSISALLLAFSVAVSGCGGSNNSANNGEKKENSSATTASAAPSTEPVTLNAWVMPNSPKPDADFMKTLDPYLKEHPNVTVKVTVLDWGSAWTKITTAATSGEGPDLLQLGSTWVPAIASMGGIDKVTDKVADVGGAEAFLPAIWKTTSIAGDSEVYGVPWFVDARAIYYRTDVFKQAGVNPETAFKDWDSFKSALEAVNGQTVDGKKIAALGLPGKNDWNVVHNIFPWIWAAGGDVLSEDNKNVIFNEEKGLKGVMFYTGLAHEGLVDKSSLEKNSSQIESDFGDGKSAVIISGPWLAKNFATPKANGGMDDKKAAKNFAVAPLPAGPGGQSTFVGGSELTVFSGSKNKEATWELIKYLTSDEAQKTYANVSGQLPTKLSILDAPDLDANMKAFSEATKYGKTYPSIPQWGPTETALQKHFANIWDIVAGVKGKYSEESVKQELDSAASEVKAIINQ; this is encoded by the coding sequence GTGAAAAAGACAGCAGTATCCATTAGTGCGCTGCTCCTGGCATTTTCAGTGGCTGTCAGCGGATGTGGGGGCAGCAATAATTCTGCTAACAACGGAGAAAAGAAAGAAAATTCCAGCGCAACTACGGCTTCTGCAGCTCCAAGCACAGAACCGGTTACCCTGAACGCCTGGGTGATGCCGAACAGTCCCAAACCGGATGCGGATTTCATGAAGACCCTTGATCCCTACCTGAAAGAGCATCCGAATGTCACCGTCAAGGTAACGGTGCTTGACTGGGGCTCCGCCTGGACTAAGATCACAACAGCGGCTACAAGCGGCGAAGGCCCGGACCTGCTTCAGCTTGGATCGACCTGGGTGCCGGCAATCGCCAGCATGGGCGGCATTGACAAAGTGACTGACAAAGTGGCCGATGTGGGCGGTGCTGAGGCCTTCTTGCCGGCGATCTGGAAAACAACATCCATCGCAGGCGACAGCGAGGTGTACGGAGTGCCTTGGTTCGTGGATGCGCGCGCCATTTACTACCGGACCGATGTATTCAAGCAAGCCGGGGTAAATCCGGAAACCGCGTTCAAGGATTGGGATTCCTTCAAAAGCGCGCTGGAAGCGGTCAACGGACAAACGGTCGACGGCAAGAAGATCGCTGCACTGGGACTTCCGGGCAAGAACGACTGGAACGTAGTGCATAATATTTTCCCTTGGATCTGGGCCGCAGGCGGCGATGTTCTCTCGGAAGACAACAAAAACGTAATCTTCAACGAAGAGAAAGGTCTTAAAGGCGTAATGTTCTACACAGGACTTGCACATGAAGGTCTCGTCGATAAGTCCTCGCTTGAAAAGAACTCGTCGCAGATCGAAAGTGATTTCGGCGACGGCAAATCGGCGGTGATTATCTCCGGACCGTGGCTGGCCAAAAACTTTGCTACACCGAAGGCAAACGGCGGCATGGACGACAAAAAGGCAGCGAAGAACTTCGCGGTGGCCCCGCTTCCAGCCGGTCCCGGCGGACAATCTACCTTTGTCGGCGGCAGCGAGCTGACGGTGTTCAGCGGCTCCAAAAACAAGGAAGCCACATGGGAGCTTATCAAATACCTGACCTCCGATGAAGCGCAGAAAACCTACGCCAATGTATCCGGCCAGCTCCCTACCAAGCTGTCCATTCTGGATGCGCCGGATCTCGATGCCAATATGAAAGCCTTCTCGGAAGCAACAAAATACGGAAAAACCTATCCATCCATTCCGCAATGGGGCCCAACGGAAACGGCACTGCAAAAGCATTTTGCTAACATTTGGGATATTGTCGCCGGTGTGAAAGGCAAATACAGCGAAGAAAGCGTCAAGCAAGAGCTGGACTCCGCAGCGTCTGAAGTCAAAGCGATTATTAATCAATAA
- a CDS encoding GH36-type glycosyl hydrolase domain-containing protein: protein MMLKFTTAREAAASAGDILRQAFAGRIGTGTHVSALFTDSERRGAVGIAGLPLRLPAIQELLKLPAVAALLPAEAGASALFTVNSEGTELSLYIRHAGKEEQTAQIPEAAVSEALAQLQAAPGWAGILNAEGEHVIDLRSPVPGPHFAVNLLLGNRLRFPHPLQTTPKSVVDRFGGGSFRSHAATQVLATRWDMRQEENGFPANRQFYLFEDGKQIFYSADPGDEGIESAVCTHSQNATVISYRTRCGLEITRTIFILPHAEGMPLATETQRIEIVNRGDAGRRLRIVYTGMFGSAAPGALFEDVLYSNVIMQGGVLQDASGAVAAISPDYYPEGGRHDLRFHTMIIHGEGGPVLPREYCVSYNEFVGTGSLHRPAGALKLSSILHRKGPGFFAVAGELHIPAGSSAAVDQLTGLVSDKSGAPWNDTVLADEVGALVARFSDRKAAESALAESSGFVRDYGKFLQVFTGDENFDVFVNRNLPFQVFYQTFVSRSFCQTQKGYREIGFREIQDLYASMYYFTGMGQSALVKSLLKEWTGMVFELGYAYHNFFWAGKEPGKWSDDALWLVQAVYRYVMLTGDLEFLDESCPVAGQETSRPVFETLKAVIVYSGWISVGRHGLPLLDYADWNDCLKLDDTYLNGPAKEERYRKQLQAGGVFGDPLDSDYSESVMNAFLLKVAVDELSILAARKGEQDYAAELDRFGAELRGRIQEHAWKDNFFARVLFNRYADGEYTYLGAAGDGLSSDPAADGSYFLNSFSWSILSGCADEAQITVMLDTMKSHLMTPYGLKLVSPVALGRVSSHTASDEYFPGDRENGGVFKHACMMAAAAMFKGAKEVSDAGLAAELGRFGYWLLDRIMPFKTMEDPFAICGNPRFCTQYNNSETGENIGPMLSGTSTWLTLSLMEALGIEYTAQGIALNPILREEQTELSYTLKLGGSSYCIRISKPEGFRRMQNGTARLTLDGRALENGLVPTPDDGLTHEVELHFEN from the coding sequence ATGATGTTGAAATTTACTACCGCAAGAGAAGCAGCAGCATCGGCCGGAGATATCCTGAGACAAGCGTTTGCCGGCCGGATTGGCACGGGCACGCACGTTAGCGCCCTCTTTACCGATTCAGAACGCCGTGGAGCTGTAGGAATAGCAGGTTTGCCGCTTCGGCTGCCTGCCATTCAGGAGCTGCTCAAGCTGCCCGCCGTGGCCGCACTGCTGCCGGCTGAAGCCGGCGCATCCGCGCTGTTCACCGTTAACAGTGAGGGTACAGAACTGTCGCTCTATATCCGGCACGCCGGAAAAGAGGAACAGACCGCCCAAATCCCGGAGGCGGCTGTAAGCGAGGCTCTGGCACAGCTGCAAGCTGCACCGGGCTGGGCTGGGATACTTAACGCCGAGGGGGAGCATGTAATCGACCTGCGTTCACCCGTGCCGGGCCCGCATTTCGCGGTCAATCTGCTGCTCGGAAACCGCCTGCGGTTTCCACATCCGCTTCAGACCACGCCCAAGAGCGTTGTTGACCGCTTCGGCGGCGGCAGCTTCCGCTCGCACGCCGCAACCCAGGTGCTGGCCACCCGCTGGGATATGCGCCAGGAGGAGAACGGCTTCCCGGCCAACCGGCAATTTTACCTGTTTGAAGACGGCAAGCAGATTTTTTATTCCGCAGACCCCGGCGACGAAGGGATTGAATCGGCAGTCTGCACGCATTCGCAGAATGCAACCGTCATAAGCTACCGCACCCGCTGCGGACTGGAAATCACCCGTACCATCTTTATCCTGCCGCATGCCGAAGGTATGCCTCTGGCGACTGAAACGCAGCGGATTGAAATTGTGAACCGCGGAGACGCGGGCCGCCGTCTTCGGATAGTCTACACGGGGATGTTTGGTTCCGCCGCTCCGGGGGCGCTGTTCGAGGATGTGCTGTACAGCAACGTCATCATGCAGGGCGGCGTGCTTCAGGATGCTTCGGGAGCCGTAGCGGCCATCAGTCCCGATTATTATCCGGAAGGCGGCCGTCACGATCTGCGCTTCCACACGATGATCATACATGGGGAAGGCGGGCCGGTGCTGCCGCGCGAATACTGCGTCAGCTACAATGAATTCGTCGGTACAGGCTCCCTGCACCGGCCGGCTGGAGCGCTAAAGCTGAGCAGTATTCTGCACCGCAAGGGACCGGGCTTCTTCGCCGTAGCCGGAGAACTCCATATTCCTGCCGGAAGCTCGGCAGCGGTTGACCAGTTGACCGGACTTGTCTCCGATAAGAGCGGCGCGCCTTGGAACGACACGGTGCTGGCGGACGAAGTGGGCGCGCTGGTCGCCCGGTTCTCCGACCGCAAGGCGGCCGAATCGGCGCTGGCCGAATCGTCCGGCTTCGTGCGGGATTATGGCAAGTTCCTGCAGGTATTCACCGGTGACGAAAATTTTGATGTGTTTGTCAACCGCAATCTTCCGTTTCAGGTGTTCTACCAAACGTTCGTCTCCCGTTCCTTTTGCCAGACACAAAAAGGGTACAGGGAAATTGGTTTCCGCGAAATCCAGGATTTGTACGCTTCGATGTATTATTTTACCGGTATGGGACAAAGCGCTCTGGTGAAAAGCCTGCTTAAAGAATGGACCGGCATGGTGTTCGAACTGGGCTATGCTTATCATAATTTCTTCTGGGCCGGCAAGGAGCCGGGCAAATGGTCCGACGATGCGTTATGGCTTGTTCAAGCCGTCTACCGTTATGTCATGCTCACAGGAGATCTTGAATTCCTGGATGAGTCCTGCCCGGTGGCGGGACAAGAAACCAGCCGTCCGGTCTTCGAGACCTTGAAGGCGGTCATTGTCTATTCGGGGTGGATTTCGGTGGGCCGCCACGGCCTTCCGCTGCTGGACTACGCCGACTGGAACGACTGTCTGAAGCTGGATGACACGTATCTGAACGGACCGGCCAAGGAAGAGCGCTACCGGAAGCAGCTGCAAGCGGGCGGAGTCTTCGGTGATCCGCTGGACAGCGATTATTCCGAGAGCGTCATGAATGCTTTTCTGCTGAAGGTGGCGGTGGATGAACTGTCCATACTGGCCGCCCGGAAGGGAGAGCAGGACTATGCCGCGGAGCTGGACCGTTTCGGGGCAGAGCTGCGTGGACGTATTCAAGAGCATGCCTGGAAGGATAACTTCTTCGCACGCGTGCTGTTCAACCGGTATGCGGACGGCGAATACACATATTTGGGAGCCGCCGGGGACGGTCTGTCTTCAGATCCAGCCGCTGACGGTTCTTACTTCCTGAATTCTTTTAGCTGGAGCATCCTGTCCGGCTGCGCGGATGAAGCGCAGATCACTGTGATGCTGGATACCATGAAGTCGCATCTCATGACCCCTTACGGATTGAAGCTGGTCTCGCCTGTTGCACTGGGCCGGGTGTCCTCCCACACGGCTTCGGACGAATACTTTCCCGGCGACCGGGAGAACGGCGGCGTGTTCAAGCATGCCTGCATGATGGCCGCCGCAGCGATGTTCAAGGGGGCCAAGGAAGTGTCGGATGCGGGACTTGCCGCCGAACTGGGCCGTTTCGGCTACTGGCTGCTGGACCGGATCATGCCGTTTAAGACGATGGAAGATCCGTTCGCCATCTGCGGAAATCCGAGATTCTGCACCCAATACAATAACAGCGAGACCGGTGAGAACATTGGTCCGATGCTAAGCGGCACCTCGACCTGGCTCACCCTCTCGCTGATGGAAGCGCTTGGCATTGAATATACGGCGCAGGGCATTGCGCTCAATCCGATCCTGCGGGAAGAGCAGACGGAGCTCTCCTACACCCTGAAGCTCGGCGGCTCTTCGTATTGTATCCGGATCAGCAAGCCGGAGGGCTTCCGCCGGATGCAGAACGGCACAGCCCGTCTGACGCTGGATGGCCGGGCGCTTGAGAATGGTCTTGTCCCGACCCCGGATGACGGGCTTACCCATGAGGTGGAGCTGCATTTTGAAAATTAA